GCCTCGTCGTAGGAATTAGTATGTAGCGACTGGGTACCGCCCAGTACAGCCGCAAGTGCCTGCAATGTAGTGCGTACTATGTTAACCTCGGGCTGTGCAGCGGTGAGCGTCGAGCCACACGTTTGAGTGTGGAACCTAAGCATACAGGATTTTGAATTCTTTGCCCCAAATCGCTCCCTCACAACTTTCGCCCAAAGTCTACGCGCAGCTCTAAACTTTGCAACCTCCTCTAAAAAATCATTGTGACAACCGAAAAAAAACGTCAGCCGAGGAGCAAACGCATCTATATCTAAACCCCTTTGTAGGGCGGATTCTACATAAGCAATGGCATTGGCCAAAGTAAAACTAAGTTCCTGAACAGCGCTAGCTCCAGCCTCGCGCATGTGATAGCCGGAAATACTTATTGTATTCCACTGAGGGACTTCGGCGCGGCAAAATTCAAAAATATCGGTCACCAATTTTAAGGCAGGTCGAGGCGGAAAAATATATGTGCCACGCGCGATATACTCTTTTAAAATATCGTTCTGCACTGTGCCGCGCAGTCTATCCCAGGAAACATTTCGCTTGTTTGCCAATGCCAAGTACATCGCAAGAAGAATAGACGCGGTGGAATTAATTGTCATGCTAGTCGAAATGCTCTCTAACGGTATTGAGTCAAAGAGCAACTCAATGTCCCTTAGGGAATCAATGGCAACGCCAACCCTTCCCACCTCTCCGCAAGCGCGCTCCTCATCCGAATCACAGCCCATTTGCGTAGGCAAATCAAAAGCTACGCTTAAGCCAGTGGTTCCCTTGTCAAGCAAATAGCGGTAACGCTGATTCGTCTGGCGGGCGGTCCCAAATCCGGCATACTGACGCATAGTCCATATTTGACTGCAATACATGCCGGAGTGGATACCTCGAGTAAACGGCCACTGCCCCGGGAATCCTATTTCGCGTAGATAACGCGTTGCACGCGCGTTATCCTCTCCTGGAAAATAGCAAGGCTGGATCTCAATGGCAGAACTAATAACAACCTTCCCAGCATCATGAGCTTCGCCAAACCCAGGAGACTTATTGCAAAACAAATCCCGCCAGGCAGCAAAGTGCTTTCTTAAAGGCTTCCAAATCGACGGCGGATTTAATAATTTAGTCTGCATAAAAATAATACGAAATGACCTATCCAATAATTTCAGTTCTAGCTCAATACCTCAAGTTTTTTTATAAGTAAGTAATTTATGGTCCTCACTATTCTGTCTAATAAAACTTAAGGCACCGCAGGAGAATATATACTTTGATTAGGAAGCAACTAGCCAGGCTAAAAAGAATGCACGTCGAAGCCGAACAAAGTGGCGGAAAGGACAAGGTCGAAAAACAACATCTTGCCGGGAAACTCACTGCGCGAGAACGCATTGCAAAACTTCTAGATCCTGGCAGTTTTGTCGAGATTGACAAGTTCGTTACCCATCAGTGCTCAAACTTTGGTATTGATAAAAAAAAGTTTTTAGGCGACGGAGTCGTTTGTGGATACGGAAACATCGATGGCAGACAGGTATTTCTGTTTGCTCAGGATTTTACGGTTTTTGGCGGAGCCCTTTCCAGGACACACGCGGCGAAAATT
This window of the Deltaproteobacteria bacterium genome carries:
- a CDS encoding methylmalonyl-CoA mutase, with translation MQTKLLNPPSIWKPLRKHFAAWRDLFCNKSPGFGEAHDAGKVVISSAIEIQPCYFPGEDNARATRYLREIGFPGQWPFTRGIHSGMYCSQIWTMRQYAGFGTARQTNQRYRYLLDKGTTGLSVAFDLPTQMGCDSDEERACGEVGRVGVAIDSLRDIELLFDSIPLESISTSMTINSTASILLAMYLALANKRNVSWDRLRGTVQNDILKEYIARGTYIFPPRPALKLVTDIFEFCRAEVPQWNTISISGYHMREAGASAVQELSFTLANAIAYVESALQRGLDIDAFAPRLTFFFGCHNDFLEEVAKFRAARRLWAKVVRERFGAKNSKSCMLRFHTQTCGSTLTAAQPEVNIVRTTLQALAAVLGGTQSLHTNSYDEAHRLPTEDAATLALRTQQVIAFESGVTQTVDPLGGSYCIEQMTDAIESAVTKELDEIDRMGGMLAAIEARYPQKGIEESAFNYQREIEQAERIVVGVNRFVEGVNNAGNSRVLCEAGEFPTVSACAGKRGSFAESDVGIEKAQCEFVREVRRARDNDAVERALGDLESAAREGRNVMPYVISAASCYSTLGEISQTLRRVYGEYE